In Lujinxingia sediminis, a single genomic region encodes these proteins:
- the hrpB gene encoding ATP-dependent helicase HrpB: MNHLPIDDVLDKVVDTLREHSGVVIEAPPGAGKSTRVPPALLDAGLAGGRQIVMLEPRRVAARATARRIAEERGVRLGAEVGYQVRFDRRAGPDTKLLVITEGILTRWLQRDPLLDEVGVVILDEFHERSVHSDLAIAFLREVQQVRDDLKVVVMSATIDTAPIADFSGVPVIKSQGRTFPVEVDYLEQPPEERVEVEAARAARRHVGSAADDGGDILIFLPGQAEIHRCLSALERWAPEEGMRCFPLYSALPNHEQDRALAPGGPRRIICATNIAETSLTIEGVTLVIDSGKVRVMRSSPASGLDELVLEHVSLASANQRAGRAGRVRPGRALRLWTRAFEHRMAPYDEAELQRVELATVVQEVVAWSGADPRDFGWFEPPPEVALEQAVELLRQLGALESADFRTTELGRRLLDLPLHPRLGRMLIEGERRGTTARACAMAAILSERDFVTAVAADAPAAASDVVLRADLLDDAAGGSGAAARRVGVSVHQGGARRVAEVRDQLRKSTGASSHRDTGDEDDALRTLLSAYPDRIAFRREEGQKRFVMVGGEALALARESVVRDAPVVVAAAIGGRTRARDAVGGVQSRGLIRMASTVEMRWLEDAFPERFEERVVVDFDRERQRVMAERQRLFDGIALERQVVSVAEHADPSEVTACLLEHALDDVVGAFGLNTDEAQFLLRWECARRWFPEADFPRLMLDARRGDPDQAIWQQVCWGKRTFGQLCGLALSTQLGAYLNREQRRLLDEELPPRLEVPSGSHIRLDYSLDASPVLAVRIQEVFGWRDSPRVARGQVAVLLHLLAPNYRPQQVTDDLAGFWERTYPEVRKELRARYAKHPWPEDPLRARAIRK; the protein is encoded by the coding sequence ATGAATCACCTCCCGATTGACGATGTCCTGGATAAGGTCGTGGACACGCTCCGCGAGCATTCGGGCGTGGTGATTGAGGCGCCGCCCGGCGCCGGCAAGAGCACGCGGGTGCCTCCGGCGTTGCTCGACGCCGGGCTGGCCGGTGGCCGCCAGATCGTGATGCTGGAGCCGCGTCGCGTGGCCGCCCGGGCCACCGCGCGCCGCATCGCCGAGGAGCGCGGCGTTCGCCTCGGCGCTGAGGTAGGCTACCAGGTGCGTTTTGACCGCCGTGCCGGCCCCGACACAAAGCTTCTCGTGATTACGGAGGGCATCCTCACCCGCTGGTTGCAGCGCGACCCGTTGCTCGACGAGGTCGGCGTGGTGATCCTCGATGAGTTTCACGAGCGCAGTGTGCACAGCGATCTGGCCATCGCTTTTTTGCGAGAAGTTCAGCAGGTGCGCGACGATCTCAAGGTCGTGGTGATGTCGGCGACCATCGACACCGCGCCTATCGCCGACTTCTCAGGCGTACCGGTGATCAAAAGTCAGGGGCGTACCTTCCCGGTGGAGGTCGATTACCTGGAGCAGCCTCCCGAAGAGCGCGTGGAGGTGGAGGCCGCGCGTGCCGCGCGCCGACATGTGGGCAGTGCGGCCGATGATGGCGGTGATATTCTGATATTCTTGCCCGGCCAGGCCGAGATTCATCGCTGCCTCTCGGCTCTGGAGCGCTGGGCCCCGGAGGAGGGCATGCGTTGCTTTCCGCTCTATTCGGCGCTTCCGAACCATGAACAGGACCGCGCTCTTGCGCCGGGCGGCCCCCGGCGCATCATCTGCGCGACGAACATCGCTGAAACCTCGCTGACGATTGAGGGGGTCACGCTGGTGATCGACTCGGGCAAGGTCCGCGTGATGCGCAGCTCACCGGCCAGCGGGTTGGATGAACTGGTGCTCGAGCATGTGAGCCTGGCGTCAGCGAACCAGCGCGCCGGGCGGGCAGGACGTGTGCGACCGGGGCGAGCGTTGCGGCTTTGGACGCGGGCGTTTGAGCATCGTATGGCCCCTTACGATGAGGCGGAGCTGCAGCGTGTCGAGCTTGCCACGGTGGTCCAGGAAGTGGTGGCCTGGAGCGGCGCAGACCCGCGTGATTTTGGCTGGTTTGAGCCACCACCCGAGGTTGCGCTGGAGCAGGCGGTCGAACTTCTTCGCCAGCTCGGCGCGCTGGAGTCCGCCGACTTCCGCACGACGGAGCTGGGCCGCCGGCTCCTTGATCTTCCGCTGCACCCGCGCCTGGGTCGGATGCTCATCGAGGGGGAGCGGCGCGGCACGACGGCGCGCGCCTGCGCGATGGCGGCTATCTTATCGGAGCGGGACTTCGTCACCGCCGTCGCAGCGGATGCGCCGGCTGCGGCGAGCGACGTGGTGTTGCGCGCGGATCTGTTGGACGATGCCGCCGGGGGCAGTGGCGCGGCCGCGCGGCGTGTCGGGGTGAGCGTGCATCAGGGCGGGGCGCGCCGGGTAGCCGAGGTTCGCGACCAACTTCGGAAATCGACGGGGGCGTCTTCGCACCGAGATACAGGCGACGAGGACGACGCGCTTCGCACCCTGCTCAGCGCTTATCCCGACCGCATCGCCTTTCGGCGTGAGGAGGGGCAGAAGCGTTTTGTGATGGTCGGCGGCGAAGCCCTTGCGCTGGCGCGTGAGAGCGTGGTGCGAGATGCCCCGGTGGTGGTCGCCGCTGCGATCGGCGGTCGCACCCGGGCGCGCGATGCCGTCGGCGGGGTGCAGAGTCGCGGGTTGATTCGCATGGCTTCTACCGTGGAGATGCGTTGGCTTGAAGACGCCTTTCCCGAGCGTTTTGAGGAGCGGGTGGTGGTCGACTTTGACCGCGAACGCCAGCGAGTGATGGCCGAGCGCCAGCGCCTCTTCGATGGCATTGCGCTTGAGCGCCAGGTGGTCTCGGTGGCCGAACACGCTGACCCTTCGGAGGTGACAGCCTGCCTGCTTGAGCACGCGCTGGACGATGTTGTTGGCGCCTTCGGCCTCAACACCGATGAGGCGCAGTTTCTACTTCGCTGGGAGTGTGCGCGTCGCTGGTTCCCCGAGGCCGATTTTCCGCGGCTGATGCTGGACGCGCGTCGCGGCGATCCAGACCAGGCGATCTGGCAGCAGGTCTGCTGGGGCAAGCGCACCTTTGGCCAGCTTTGCGGCCTGGCGCTCAGCACTCAGCTCGGCGCGTACCTCAACCGCGAGCAACGCCGCCTTCTGGATGAGGAACTCCCACCCCGGCTTGAGGTCCCCTCTGGAAGTCACATTCGTCTGGACTACAGCCTGGACGCCTCGCCGGTGCTCGCGGTGCGCATCCAGGAGGTCTTCGGCTGGCGAGACTCTCCGCGGGTGGCCCGCGGACAGGTCGCAGTGCTCCTGCATCTACTCGCGCCCAACTATCGCCCTCAGCAGGTTACCGACGACCTGGCCGGCTTCTGGGAGCGCACCTACCCCGAGGTGCGAAAAGAGTTGCGCGCGCGCTACGCCAAACACCCCTGGCCTGAAGACCCTTTGAGAGCGCGCGCCATCCGAAAATAG
- the hflC gene encoding protease modulator HflC → MSWKSSFMIAGAIIALILLSSATVVVDENEQIVITQFGKPVGEALTEPGLYYKTPFIQSEHRFEKRFLEWNGNRNQIPTRDKRFVWVDTYARWRIVDPLRFYQRVRDERGAKSRLDDIIDGATRDAVANHDLIELVRSTNRVPLVDEDLQQDDGEDLAVGLTPIVHGRSKIMADILEQSALLAADLGVEVLDVRVKRINYNEDVQNRVYERMVAERFRIAEKYRSQGQGEAASISGERDRELKRIESEAFRKAEEIRGRADAEAAAIYAEAYAVDPEFYRFLRTMESYEDVIGSDSVLMLSTESEFLEYLKSSQ, encoded by the coding sequence ATGAGCTGGAAGTCTTCGTTCATGATCGCCGGTGCCATTATCGCGCTGATTCTGCTCAGCAGCGCCACGGTCGTCGTCGATGAAAACGAGCAGATCGTTATCACTCAGTTCGGCAAACCCGTTGGCGAGGCGCTCACCGAGCCGGGGCTCTACTATAAGACGCCCTTCATCCAGAGTGAGCATCGTTTTGAGAAGCGTTTTCTGGAGTGGAACGGAAACCGCAACCAGATCCCCACCCGTGATAAGCGCTTTGTGTGGGTGGATACGTATGCACGCTGGCGCATCGTCGACCCCTTGCGCTTTTACCAGCGCGTCCGCGATGAGCGCGGCGCCAAATCTCGCCTCGACGACATCATCGACGGGGCGACCCGCGATGCGGTGGCCAACCACGACCTGATTGAGCTTGTGCGTTCGACCAACCGCGTGCCCCTGGTCGATGAAGACCTGCAGCAGGACGACGGCGAAGATCTGGCGGTGGGCCTCACGCCTATTGTTCACGGTCGAAGCAAGATCATGGCCGACATTCTGGAGCAGTCCGCCCTGCTCGCTGCCGACCTGGGGGTGGAGGTGCTCGACGTGCGTGTTAAGCGCATCAACTACAACGAAGATGTGCAAAACCGGGTCTACGAGCGCATGGTTGCCGAGCGCTTCCGCATCGCCGAAAAATACCGCTCCCAGGGGCAGGGGGAGGCCGCCAGCATCAGCGGGGAGCGCGACCGTGAGCTCAAGCGCATCGAGTCGGAGGCCTTCCGCAAGGCCGAGGAGATTCGAGGGCGGGCCGACGCTGAGGCTGCCGCCATCTATGCGGAGGCCTACGCCGTCGACCCGGAGTTTTACCGCTTTTTGCGCACGATGGAGAGTTACGAGGATGTCATCGGTAGTGACTCGGTGCTCATGCTCAGCACCGAGAGCGAGTTTCTGGAGTATCTGAAATCATCGCAATGA